From the genome of Nitrospirota bacterium, one region includes:
- a CDS encoding EAL domain-containing protein, with translation MSLLVVSIVITSVSKISKLQQEIKSREEAEKHMRYLAYYDNLTNLPNRTFFKELLKQAISNARRSKLIFALLFIDLDDFKRINDTLGHDMGDRLLQAVSNRLLKSFRNSDLIARLDETESQEAAARLGGDEFVLILHNLAHIHDAGKAASRILDRISKPFDLDGHEVFITASIGISIYPPDGEEITDLLKNADVAMYQAKEKGRNSYQYYSKSMNTKALEYLTLSSKLHKALENGEFLLHYQPQKSIKENKITGLEALLRWKPADSDFVPPSQFIPLLEESGLIIPVGEWVLRTACLQNAAWQADGYEPIVISVNISNRQFNQKNLIDVVTGALHNADLNPEYLDMEITESMIMKEPEAAIATLQELKNMGIKISMDDFGTGYSSLNYLRFVPLNAIKIDRSFVMNLAESQSNEAIIEAIIALSHSLDLNVVAEGVETEQQLTFLKSRGCDVAQGYLLSRPLPAGEVSKFLTNKMEVVESL, from the coding sequence GTGTCATTACTTGTCGTTTCGATAGTCATTACTTCTGTCTCTAAAATAAGCAAGCTGCAACAGGAAATAAAAAGCCGTGAGGAAGCCGAGAAACATATGCGTTATTTAGCATACTATGACAATTTAACCAATCTGCCAAATCGAACATTCTTCAAAGAGTTGTTAAAACAGGCCATATCAAATGCACGACGGAGCAAGCTTATTTTTGCTCTATTATTTATTGATTTGGATGATTTCAAGCGCATTAATGATACACTCGGACATGATATGGGTGACAGGCTTTTACAGGCTGTATCAAACAGATTGCTTAAATCGTTCAGAAACTCAGATTTAATCGCACGGTTGGACGAAACAGAAAGCCAGGAGGCTGCGGCACGGTTGGGAGGGGATGAGTTCGTTTTAATATTGCATAACCTTGCACATATCCATGATGCAGGCAAAGCGGCCTCGCGTATATTAGATAGAATATCCAAGCCGTTTGATTTGGATGGACATGAGGTGTTTATAACCGCAAGTATAGGTATATCTATATATCCTCCTGACGGAGAAGAAATTACAGATCTTCTCAAAAACGCAGATGTTGCCATGTACCAGGCTAAGGAGAAAGGAAGAAATTCCTATCAGTATTACTCCAAATCCATGAATACCAAGGCCTTGGAATATCTCACTTTATCGAGCAAGCTTCATAAGGCGCTGGAGAATGGTGAATTCCTTCTCCACTACCAACCCCAGAAAAGCATTAAAGAAAATAAAATCACCGGTCTGGAAGCCCTCTTACGCTGGAAACCGGCTGACTCTGATTTCGTGCCGCCATCGCAGTTCATCCCACTACTGGAAGAGTCGGGCCTCATAATTCCGGTTGGCGAATGGGTATTGCGCACAGCATGCTTGCAAAATGCAGCCTGGCAGGCAGATGGTTACGAGCCGATTGTCATATCTGTAAACATATCAAATCGTCAGTTTAATCAAAAAAACTTGATAGATGTCGTAACCGGAGCTTTGCATAATGCCGATCTTAATCCTGAATACCTGGACATGGAAATAACCGAAAGCATGATCATGAAAGAACCGGAAGCTGCCATCGCCACTTTGCAGGAACTCAAAAATATGGGGATAAAAATTTCTATGGATGATTTTGGCACCGGGTATTCATCATTAAACTATTTAAGGTTCGTTCCTTTAAATGCTATAAAGATAGATCGCTCTTTCGTGATGAATCTTGCTGAAAGCCAAAGCAATGAAGCAATTATTGAGGCAATCATTGCCTTATCTCACAGCTTGGATTTAAATGTCGTCGCAGAAGGAGTGGAGACAGAGCAGCAACTGACATTTTTAAAATCACGTGGTTGTGACGTGGCGCAGGGTTATCTGTTGAGCAGACCCCTGCCGGCCGGGGAGGTTTCAAAATTCCTGACAAATAAAATGGAGGTTGTAGAATCGTTGTGA